One Vigna unguiculata cultivar IT97K-499-35 chromosome 7, ASM411807v1, whole genome shotgun sequence genomic region harbors:
- the LOC114190067 gene encoding uncharacterized protein LOC114190067 has protein sequence MEVQQWWRIRFSFRSATMMVCFLNVITAIFLLHTFFTSAYTRNKFSYANSYSAQLRYIKESEEIRLAMLPVELIKRVREIEQEVYTEPETAQKKDTKQTAAVDLSKRLKDFHSLNDAASLKALEEWRKRKMERARQRELEKNGTTSHA, from the exons atggagGTGCAGCAATGGTGGAGGATCAGATTCTCCTTCAGGAGTGCAACCATGATGGTGTGTTTCCTCAACGTAATAACTGCAATCTTCTTGCTTCATACTTTTTTCACCTCTGCCTACACCCGCAACAAATTCTCCTATGCAAATTCCTACTCAG CTCAACTCCGTTACATTAAGGAATCTGAAGAGATTCGACTTGCCATGCTACCTGTGGAGCTGATAAAAAGA GTGAGGGAGATTGAGCAGGAAGTATACACTGAACCAGAAACAGCCCAGAAGAAAGACACAAAGCAGACTGCTGCTGTTGATCTGTCTAAAAGGTTAAAGGATTTCCACTCCTTGAATGATGCTGCCAGCTTGAAAG CTTTAGAGGAATGgagaaagaggaagatggagagGGCCAGACAGAGAGAATTGGAGAAAAATGGAACAACTTCTCATGCTTGA